The following proteins are encoded in a genomic region of Paenibacillus sp. FSL H3-0469:
- the ilvB gene encoding biosynthetic-type acetolactate synthase large subunit — protein MSAQLPEEVRSIEQLREKWKNPEVVSGSEVLLRSLVLEGVDTVFGYPGGAVLYIYDALYGFDDFNHILTRHEQGAIHAADGYARASGKVGVCIATSGPGATNLVTGIATAFMDSVPLVVITGNVFSSLIGTDAFQEADITGITMPITKHSYLVRDVEDLPRIIHEAFHIANTGRKGPVLIDIPKDVSAAMTLFTPAEQQGVNLRGYNPRTVPNKLQLDKLVKAIDAAERPIIIAGGGVIYSGAHESMYEFVKRTEIPITTTLLGLGCYPSGEELWMGMPGMHGTYTANNAIQQCDLLINIGARFDDRVTGKLDGFAPKAKIVHIDIDPAEIGKNVATDIPIVGDVKTVLEMLIPDVKRASKADAWRTQIAQWKLDQPYRYKDSETELKPQWVIQMINDTTNGEAIVTTDVGQHQMWAAQYYKFNHPRSWITSGGLGTMGFGFPSAIGAQMAHPQRLVVSINGDGGMQMCSQELAICAINKIPVKIVVINNQVLGMVRQWQNLIYEKRYSYTDLAGSPDFVKLAEAYGVKGLRATNKEEAGAAWKEAMETPGPVLVEFVVPKDENVYPMVTQGSTIDQMLMGDE, from the coding sequence ATGAGCGCGCAATTACCGGAAGAAGTGCGGTCGATAGAGCAGTTACGTGAGAAATGGAAAAATCCAGAGGTGGTTTCGGGTTCCGAAGTCCTCTTGCGCAGTCTTGTACTGGAAGGTGTAGATACTGTATTTGGATATCCCGGCGGGGCTGTACTCTATATCTATGATGCTCTGTATGGATTTGACGATTTCAACCATATTCTGACCCGCCATGAGCAGGGAGCGATCCATGCGGCCGACGGGTATGCCAGAGCAAGCGGTAAGGTTGGCGTATGTATTGCCACTTCAGGTCCGGGAGCAACCAATCTGGTGACGGGAATCGCTACAGCTTTTATGGATTCGGTTCCGCTGGTGGTCATCACCGGTAACGTATTCTCCAGCCTGATTGGTACAGATGCTTTCCAGGAAGCGGATATTACCGGGATTACGATGCCGATTACGAAGCACAGCTATCTGGTACGGGATGTTGAGGACCTGCCGCGTATTATTCATGAAGCCTTCCATATTGCGAATACAGGACGTAAGGGTCCGGTACTGATCGATATTCCGAAGGATGTATCGGCGGCGATGACATTGTTCACTCCGGCAGAACAGCAGGGGGTTAACCTTCGCGGCTACAATCCGCGCACGGTTCCCAATAAGCTGCAGCTGGATAAGCTGGTGAAGGCTATCGATGCAGCGGAGCGTCCGATTATTATTGCAGGCGGCGGAGTCATATACTCTGGAGCGCATGAGTCTATGTATGAATTCGTGAAACGCACGGAGATTCCAATTACAACTACATTGCTGGGCTTGGGGTGTTACCCGAGCGGCGAAGAGTTATGGATGGGAATGCCGGGGATGCACGGCACGTACACAGCCAATAATGCCATTCAGCAATGCGATCTGCTGATTAACATCGGTGCCCGGTTCGATGACCGCGTAACCGGCAAGCTGGACGGCTTCGCTCCCAAAGCGAAGATCGTGCATATCGATATTGATCCGGCCGAGATCGGCAAGAATGTTGCAACTGATATCCCCATTGTCGGCGATGTGAAGACTGTTCTGGAAATGCTGATCCCGGATGTGAAGCGCGCCTCGAAGGCCGATGCCTGGAGAACACAGATTGCCCAGTGGAAGCTGGACCAGCCGTATCGCTACAAGGATTCGGAGACAGAGCTGAAGCCCCAATGGGTTATCCAGATGATTAATGACACCACTAATGGTGAAGCGATTGTGACTACAGACGTAGGCCAGCATCAGATGTGGGCTGCCCAATATTACAAGTTCAACCATCCGCGTTCATGGATTACTTCGGGGGGCCTTGGAACTATGGGCTTCGGTTTCCCGTCGGCGATTGGGGCGCAAATGGCCCATCCGCAGCGGCTCGTAGTCTCCATTAATGGTGACGGCGGAATGCAGATGTGTTCCCAGGAGCTTGCCATCTGTGCGATCAATAAGATTCCGGTCAAAATTGTTGTCATCAACAATCAGGTGCTCGGAATGGTCCGCCAGTGGCAGAACCTGATCTATGAGAAGCGTTACAGCTATACTGATCTCGCGGGAAGTCCGGATTTTGTAAAGCTGGCTGAAGCTTACGGTGTGAAGGGACTGCGGGCAACCAACAAGGAAGAAGCCGGCGCGGCCTGGAAAGAAGCCATGGAAACACCTGGACCCGTCCTGGTAGAATTCGTTGTTCCAAAGGATGAGAATGTCTACCCGATGGTAACTCAAGGCTCTACCATTGATCAAATGCTGATGGGGGATGAATAA
- the ilvN gene encoding acetolactate synthase small subunit: MRHTIAVLVNDQPGVLQRVSGLFGRRGFNIESITVGQSEEVGLSRMVIVTLGDQHTLEQIEKQLYKLIDVIKVVDLGAKPMVARELALIKVKAEPSERPEIMGVVETFRASVVDIGSTSLLVQVVGDTTKIDAMIELLKPYGIKELSRTGVTAMIRGNA, from the coding sequence ATGAGACATACGATTGCTGTGCTCGTAAATGACCAGCCTGGTGTGCTGCAGCGGGTATCCGGATTATTCGGCCGCCGCGGCTTCAATATTGAGAGTATTACGGTAGGACAATCCGAAGAGGTCGGATTGTCCCGGATGGTAATTGTAACCTTGGGTGACCAGCATACCCTGGAGCAGATTGAGAAGCAGCTGTACAAGCTGATCGATGTAATCAAGGTGGTGGATCTGGGCGCAAAACCAATGGTAGCCCGGGAGCTGGCGTTGATTAAGGTGAAGGCAGAGCCGTCAGAACGGCCGGAGATTATGGGCGTCGTCGAAACCTTCCGTGCATCTGTAGTAGATATTGGCTCAACCAGCCTGCTTGTACAGGTAGTTGGGGATACCACCAAGATTGATGCAATGATCGAGCTGCTGAAGCCTTATGGTATTAAGGAGCTGTCCCGGACCGGAGTCACGGCGATGATTCGCGGGAATGCCTGA